CGTTCTCGAAGGTCTGCGTTCGACGACCCCGCGCGAGAGTGAGCCCACTGGCGGATCGCACTGGATGTCCGTGTTGTCGACCATCTGCATCGTCGGTACGACGATCCTTGGATTTGCACTCCTCGAACGGCGCATCGGCGACTCAGCGATCATCTGGCAGTCCGCAGGCTCTCTACCCGCCGCCGCCGCAGAACCGAGCACGATACTGGTCAGGGAAGCAGCCTTGGCCCTGCTCGATGTCCCGCATCCAGAGCCTCATATGCAGGGGAGCTCCGGGACGATCCGGCCGAACATGAGCACGGCGATGCCACCCGCTCCCTGGGAAGAGGTTCGCCTGGTTGGAACTCACCTGGAGCAAAGCGAAGAAAGAACGCAGCTCACATTCGAACTCTCCGCTGAAACCACGCATGTGGTCGAACGGGACGATGCAGACGACATCGAACTGGTACTGCTCGATACTCGGCTCACCGACGCACCTGCCCAGCTAAAACTGGGTGGCACCCTTTTGCGTTCCGTGCATGTTTCAGGCGGGACAGAGGACGTGCGAATCCTGCTCGAGCCAGCAGTTCCTGTGCGGGTACAGAGCACAATGGTTGCCGAGGCTGGTGCGGCACGACTCGTGCTGACCTTTGAGCCGTCACTGGAACAAGAAGCGGATGGCTTTCGCTCGCGAGACCCACTGGCTCGTTTCGAAATGGGCTACGAATCCTACGATGATGGCGAGTACGTGTCTGACGATGATTCGCCATCGAGCAGACCGGAAACCTCGCAAAATCGATCGAATGAGGGAGTTCCAGCTTCTGACGGTTTCCGCAAGACAGCAGTCGCTATAGCGGAGCCTTCTCCGGCGGAACGCGCGTTTCTTCGAGCGGCCAAGCTGATCGCAGCGGGGATCGACGGCATCGGCGTTGAGAGTCTGCGCGAAGCGGCAGCCTACGACCCTATGCACATCGGAGCACGAAATCTCTTGATCTCCACGCTGATCCGGCTCGACCGACTCGAAGAGGCCTCGGTGGAAATCGAGAAGGGGCGCGCGATCGCACCCGGGGATCCGAGCTTCGCAAAGCTCGAAGCTCGCTTGCTGATCGAGAGAGACGAACCCAGCAAGGCTCTTGCGGTCCTCGTCACATCACCGCCCGCCATCCTGAAAGATCCCGAGTATCACGCCATGATCGCGGCTCTGTATCAGCGCGCTGGAGACCACGTGCGTGCCGCGAATAGCTTCCGAAAGCTCCTTTCGTTGCGTGCAGATCGCGCACCGTGGTGGATGGGTCTCGGGATCTCGCTCGAAGGAGCGGGGCAGCCGAATGAGGCTCTGATCGCCTATCGCAACGCCGTGCGCCTTGGCAGCATGGGTGAGGAGTCTCTTGATTTCACGCGCGGGCGCATCGCGATGCTCGGCGAAGGGACTGGCTAGTGCGCAAGAAGATCCGAATCGGCGAGTTGCTTGTCGCAAATGGCATCATCACCCAGGAAAACCTGGACGATGCACTCGCACAGCACAAGAAGCTGGGCAAGCGCCTCGGGCGCACTCTTGTCGACCTGGGTTTCGTCGAAGAGCAGAAATTCCTGACTTTCCTCGCTAGCCAGCTTTCGATCCAATACGTGAACCTCAAAGAGTTCAAGGTCGATCGTGAACTGGTCCTGAAGCTGCCGGAAACCCACGCCCGACGACTGCGGGCGATCGTGCTCGAAGACCACAGCAAGAACTACCTGGTGGGCATGGCGGATCCGACGGATCTGTTCGCTTTCGATGAGCTTCAGGGCCTCTTGCGACGTTCCGTCGAAGTCGCCGTCGTTCGCGAGGCCGACCTGGTTCGAAGTATCGATCTGAGCTACGGCCGCACCGAAGAGATCGAACAGCTTGCAGGAGAGCTGCACGAAGAACTGGCCGATCGCGATTTCGACGCCGAGCAACTCGAGATCGCTGACGATCCGACCGACGCACCGGTTGCGCGTCTGCTCCAGACCGTCTTCGAAGAGGCCGTTCGCCTTGGCGCGTCCGACGTGCACATCGAGCCCGACGAGAACGTGCTGCGAATTCGTCATCGCGTAGACGGCGTACTGCAGGAGCAGATCGTAAACGAAAAGCGTATCGCAAATGCGCTCGTGCTCCGGCTCAAGCTCATGTCGAACCTCGACATCTCGGAAAAGCGACTTCCACAGGATGGTCGTTTCAATATTCGTGTGCGGGGGAGCAGCATCGACGTACGTCTATCGACCATGCCCGTGCAGTACGGTGAATCGGTCGTCATGCGTCTTCTGGACCAATCCAACGAAATGGAGAGCCTGGAGCAGCTCGGAGTTCCCAAGCACATCTTGTCTCGTTTGATGAACCTGATCCATCGACCACATGGATTGATCCTGGTGACCGGCCCGACAGGAAGCGGAAAGACCACCACACTTTACGCGTGTCTGCGCGAACTAAATAGGCCACAGCGCAAGATGATCACCGTCGAAGATCCGATCGAGTATCGGCTTCCGCGAATCCAACAGGTTCAGGTTCACGCCCGCATCGGTCTGAGCTTCGCGAGTGTACTGCGCTCCGCACTGCGGCAGGACCCCGATGTACTCATGGTCGGCGAAATGCGGGATCAGGAAACTGTAGAGATCGGACTTCGTGCGGCCATCACCGGTCATCTGGTGTTCTCGACCCTGCATACCAACGATGCAATCACGACCGCCAATCGACTGGTCGACATGGGTGCGGCGAGCTATCTGGTTGCCTCGGCCTTGCGAGCGGTGATCGCGCAGAGACTCGTGCGTCGCATCTGTGTCAAGTGCCGCGAACGCTATCAGCCTGGCGATCAGGAGCGGATTTGGCTGGCTTCGATTGCGGGGCCGGCAGCGGCGAAGCTCGAGCTCTATCACGGTAAGGGCTGCAATCGTTGCGGCGAGACGGGTTTCCGCGGTCGCATCGGTGTCTACGAGATGCTCGAGATCGATACCGCGTGTGCGGACGCTCTCCGTCGCGGCGATCAGGCGGCATTCGCGGCGGCTGCGCGCAGGAGCAAGGGGTACCGACCACTCACTCTCTGTGCGCTCGGATATGCGAGTCAGGGAATCACCAGCCTGAGTGAAGTCTTTCGCGTCGCTGAAACCCTCGAAGATGGTGTGCTTGCATCACCTGCGACCAGTAAAGCACTCGCGACACAGGCAGCCCCCACTCCAGCGACTACGGCGGGAACGCCGGCCACTAGCAACGGCTAGAGCCGATGACTGTCTTTGCCTACCGCGCCCGAGGTCAGAACGGGCAGATGATTCGTGCGGAGATGGACGCGACTTCCGAAGCCGCGGTCGCATCCCGACTTCTGGAAGTCGGCGCGACTCCTCTGAATATCACAGCGATCCTGGAGTCGACTGATCCTCTCGAGAAATTCGTCAAGCGTTGGCGTCCAGCCAAGGTGAAGACCGAAGATCTGATCGTTTTCAGTCGACAGATGTTTCGCCTGGTCAAGTCCGGTATTCCGATCGCCAACGCGATTGTCGGACTGGCCGAAACGACGAAGCAGCCTGCACTTGCAACGGCGTTGCGAGATGTATCCGATGGACTGCGTTCCGGGCGGGAACTCTCGTCCGCGCTGGCGATGCATCGGAACATCTTCCCCGATATCGTGATCAACGTCGTGCGGGTCGGCGAGGAGACCGGTCACCTCGAAGCAGCTTTCGATCGCGTCAGTTCCTACTTGGAGCTTGAGGTACAGACTCGACGACGCATCAAGAGCGCTACGCGTTATCCAATGATGGTGTTAGCGGCAATCGTGATGGCCATGCTGGTGATCAACGCGTTCGTAGTTCCAGCATTCGCCCAGGTTTTCGAGGGATTTGGAGCCGAGCTACCCTGGGCAACTCGAACATTGATCGCGAGTTCGGACTTTCTGATCGCTTACTGGTACTTGCTGCTCGGTCTTGCGATGGCTTCGGTCATCGGCGTTCGCATGTGGCTCGACACACCAGACGGCCGACTGACATGGGATCGCTGGAAGCTGAGCATTCCTGCGGTCGGAAACATCCTGGAACGGGCGACCATTGCCCGCTATGCGCGCGCCTTCGAGATGACCTTCAGCGCCGGTGTACCGGTAATCCAGACCATGCAGACGGTGGCGCTGGCGGTTGAAAACTCCTACGTCACGAAGAAAGTCCGCGAGATGAGCGGGAACATCGAGCGAGGCGAAACGTTCAGCAAAGCGGCGGCGTCTTGTGGTCTGTTTGATCCAATCGCCCTCCAGATGTTGAGCGTAGGTGAAGAGAGCGGTGAACTCGCCGAGATGCACCGCGAGATTGCAGAAACCTACGAGGCCGAGGTCGATTACGATCTGCGCCGACTCAGCGATCTGATCGAGCCGATGCTGATCGTGGCGATCGGCGGGATCGTGCTGGTGCTTGCACTCGGTGTGTACCTGCCCATGTGGGACTTCTCTTCCGCCATCAAAGGCGGCGGCTGAATCGGGAACCGGCAGCCAGGCCATCCGGGCCTGTGTTCAGTCGGATCTTTTCCGACCTCGACGCTGTCCTGATCCCCTGGAGATATTCAAGATTTCGCTGTGTGAGCCGACTACATCAATAACGGATTTTTCCTAGAGAGACGGAACCCGGCATCCCCCTGCCCACAGACGGCAGCGACCGGTGGATCGGAAGGAGACGAGAGCCATGAGCAACCAAAAGCAGCAGGGTTTTACGATCATCGAACTGGTGGTCGTCATCGCGCTTCTCGGCCTTCTGGCCGCGGTGGCGTTGCCCAAATTTGCAGACATGACCACTGAGGCGCGCACAGCTGCCTTCGAAGGAGTCAAGGGCGGTTTCGCGAGTTCCGTCCAGATCGTTCACGCCAAGTGGCTTGCACAGGGCGGAGGCAGCACGGTCGCAGTTTCGGGAGCGACCATCGAGGTCAATTCGACGACCGGCTGGCCGACCATCGACACGACCAATGCAACTCAGGACACGGGTTCGGAACTTTACGGAGTCCTGATGTCGGGTCCGCTTCCCTCCACCTGGGGCGCAACGCAGGTGGCCACAAGTGGTACCGACGTGGGAACGGCGACCTTTACCCTCACGGCCAGCGGTTCGGCCTTCACCTACAACGCCGCGACCGGCATATCGAACTGACCGGCGTCCTGATCAGGGGATACTCTTGACTCTCCGGCGCAGCCTGATTGCAAGCGGTGCGAAGCTTGCGCGCTGCGACGGAACGACCCTGGTCGAACTGATCGTCGCCGTGCTCTTGCTCGGCCTTTTCGCAGCGGTCGCAGGACCGCGCTTCTTCGGCGCGCTCGCCGGAGATATGGGCGATGGCCTCTTCACACAAGAGGTCGTCACCGCTGTGCGTTACGGACAGAAGCTGGCAGTGACAAGCGGTTGCAGAGTTCAACTCGACTTCACTTCGTCGAGCTACGCGGTGACACAAGAATCAGGCTGTAGTGGTGGATCGTTCAGTCTCGCGGTGCGCAATCCCGGAACGGGAAGTTCTCCCTACTCGGGAACTGCGGGAACAGGCATCACGCTGGCCAGTACAGTGGATCCGCTGCTATTCGACGCACTCGGTCGAGCAACCACTTCCGCCGGTGTCGTCAGCGATGCAACTCTGACGATTGGCAGCAAGACCATCAATGTTTCGGGAGAAACGGGCCTTGCCTGGACTCCTTAGTCGAGGACATCGCGCCTGCTTGAATCGCGAAGCCGGCGTCACATTGATCGAGCTGGTGCTAGCCGTCTCGATCATCGGCATCGCCTTGAGCGGAACTCTGGCGGTCATGCAACGTACGGTCATGGGGAGCGCAGATCCGATGCTCTCGGAACAGGCACTCGCGATCGGGGAGGCCTATCTGGAAGAAGTACTGGCGAAGCCGTTCTACGATCCCGATCTCGGTTCGGGCGGTGGAGTCTGCCCCACGGCTGAAGCCTCACGGACGCTGTACGACAACATCTGTGACTTCTCCGGTCTGGACGATAGCGGAGCCCGCAATCAAGCAGGAACTCTGATCACCGGCCTGGGAACCTATCGCGTGCGCATTGCCGTGGATACGAGTTCGAATCTGGGGGCGTTAACCGGATCGAGCACTGTCATTCGCGTAGACGTCCGAGTCACGTTCACCAACCAGGTCGATCAAACCCTCAGCGGCTACCGGACGCAGTTCTGATGCACGTCATACGAGCATCTCGAGCGCGCGACGAATCCGGTTTTACCCTGATCGAACTGGTGCTCGTCATGGTGATCAGCGCGATCCTCTCCGGATTGCTCGGCAGCTTCGTCAGCCGACCGATGGAAGGCTATCGCGACCTGACCCTGCGAGCCGCGCTGGTCGACGAGGCCGAAGTCGCAATCCGACGAGTGGCGCGCGATGTACGCGCGGCGGTCCCCAATAGCCTGCGCGTGTCCACAGACGGCTTGAAGCTGGAACTCCTGCACGCGGTGGACGGTGCGCGCTATCGCGCGGGCCCCGGTACGAACCCGTCCACCTCAGTGGTTCACACCGCAGCCAGTGACCTGCTCAGCCTCACTGGAGACACCCAGTTCAACGTGACGGGTCGTCTCAACAACCTCAGTTATACCTACGGGTCGGCACTGGCGTCGGGCCATCGGCTCGCGATCTACAGCGCCGGTAGCTGGGTCTGGTCGGATGCGGCGACCAGCGCAAATCCCGGAGTCATCACGCCATCTGCGACGACCATCACGGTGCAAGACGACAGCGATGAAGACCAGTTCCTGCTCGACAGCTCGTTCACATTCCGCTTCGGATCGCCTCGGCAGCGCGTCTTCGTGGTCGATACACCCCTCAGCCTGATCTGCAACACGACGGCGGAAACACTCACCCGTTACACCAGCTATGCGATTGCCTCCACGCAACCCGAGAACCCGGCGCTGGCTCCGCTTTCTACGGCAAGCTCGGCCCCGCTTTCGCGCGACATCAGCGCATGCTCTTTCCTCTACGACCCCGGCACGCCTTCACGGGCCGGTCTGCTCACGATTTCCTTGACCCTGACACGCTCCGGGGAACAGGTCCGCCTGCTCCACCAGGTGCACGTGAACAACGCGCCATGACACGCGAGGGAAGACAGGACGGATTCGGGCTCGTGCAGGCGATCTTCATACTTGTGGTGATGGCCTCGGTCGGTGCGCTGATGGTGACGATCAGCGGCGCGCAACGCAACACCGGATCGATGGGCATCCTGGGCGCCCGCGCGTACCAGGCGGGTGCCAGCGGTGTTCAGTGGGGCATCTACCAGGCTCTCACAGGAGGTTCCTGCCCCGCGACCACAACCCTCAGTCTGACCGAAGGCGGTCTGGCCGGGTTCTCCGTCGGTGTGAGCTGCGCCAGCACTCAGCATCAAGAGAGCGGCACGACGCTGACCGTCTACGAACTCGTGGCCACCGCCAGTTACGGAAGTCTCGGAGATCAGGACTATGCGAGGCGGGTGCTTCGAGGGAGTGTGACCAATGCTCCGTAGCCTGATCGCGCTGATCGTCGTCCTGGCGGCACTCCTGGCTCCAGCCGTCGTTCAGGCGGCCTGCGGATTGATCCCTGCGGATTATCCGATCTTCGGTGGGAACGAGGTCGATATCAATAGCAATCCGGATATGAACGGGACCCAGATCTCATCCGGCTCGACCTACGGAGATCAGGTCGTCGCCATCGACGCAACGCGGAGCACACAAGCGCTCGCCTTTCCCAATCTGGAGCCGGCCACATTCCCGACTAATTCGTCGAGCCTGGATCAGAACGAGAATGATAGCCCCTTCACTTCCTCGACTGACGTCTACTACGACAAGATCACGATCAACAACAACAACTCCGCCACGTTCTCAGGCGGCGGCCCGTTTCACATCAATGAACTGGAAATCCACAGGAACGCCACCGCGAACCTCGAAGCCGGAATCTACTACATCGGCATACTCGACATGCACCGATCTAATGCCACGCTGAACGTGGTTTCAGACACGGTCATCATCCACATCGGCAACACAGTTGATGCACATGCCCAACGGGCCAGCATCAACTCAGGCGGTTCAGTCACAGGATTGCAGATCTTCATGCATTCCGGCACATCAGGAATGCATGGCGAGAATAGTGATTTCACGGGAATCATCTACGGGTTCACCAACGCCAAGTACGAGATCAAACAAGACAGCACATTCCACGGCGTCTTGTTGGTTGAGGATGAAGCAGAAGTCGATGGCAACGTGGACTGGACCTACACCACCGCGGACAAAGCGCTGGTTGCGGCCGTCAGCACCTGCCAGGCTGGCCCAGCTGATCACTTCGATATCGCGCACGACGGGACGGCTGAAGACTGTGTACCGGAGTCGATCACGATCCGCGCCGAGGATTCCGGCGGCAATACGGTCGCCGGCTATACCGGCGCGGTCACGCTCAATACCTCCACTGCAAACGGAGACTGGCAGAAGGGTTCAGGCGGCGCTCTGGGAACCTTGACCGCAGGTGCATCCGATTCCGGGAACGCGACCTATACCTTTGTGGCCGGTGACAACGGCGTGGTCGTGCTGGACCTGGCCAATACCAACCAGGAGACCCTCAGCATCAACCTAAACGCGTCGGGAGTCACCGAGTCCGGAGGTCTCGACCCGAGTCTCACGGTCGGCGCGTGCGCGACGATACTCATGTCGTGTTCAACCTGGGACGACTCTAGCTGGACCTATCGGAAACCGATCATCATCGACGCCTCGAAGGTGCCGAGTGACCAGACCGGCTTCCCCGTCCTGGTCTCGACCGTCGACTCTCATTTGGCTGCGAACGCACAGTCGGACGGAGATGACATCTACTTCACCGATAGCGACGGAACGACCAAGCTCGACCACGAGATCGAGTACTGGAGTTCCAGCACCGGTGAACTGGTTGCCTGGGTCGAGGTCCCCACCCTGACCTCGTCTTCCAATGACGTGCTCTATATGTACTACGGCAACGGAACCGCGGTGGATCAGTCCAATGCGGCTGGCGTCTGGGATTCGAACTACAGCGGTGTCTGGCACCTTAGCGAGAGCGGAACCGGAAACAGAGCAGATTCTACTTCGAATAACAACCATGCAACAACCAGCGGATATGAAGGTGACGAGGCGACTTCCAGTGGAATGATCGCCGGTGCCGATCATTTCGATGGAACTGACGACTATCTGGAAACGACGAACAACATCGGCATCACCGGAGGCTCCGCTCGCACGATCACCTACTGGGCTTATCTGGACAACACTATTGATCGGCAGCCGATGGTCATCTGGGGCGTCGACGGCAACAACAATCGCTTTGGAACAGACGGCCGAGGCAGTAATTGGTATCTGTGGGGCTGGAGTAGTTCAGCCGACTGGGACACTGGGGTCACAGTCTCCACCGGGAGTTGGGTACATCATGCGGTCCGCAACGACGGAACTCTCTCGCGATGGTTCGTCAATGGCACCGAGCTGGGTACGGGTTCGACCCACACTTACAACACGACCGATTCGCACGCCCGGTTTGGATACCAGTTGGACATCTCGAATTCAAGCTACTACGACGGGTTGATTGACGAAGTCAGGATCTCGGACATCTCTCGCTCTCCCGACTGGTTCACGACCGAGTACAACAACCAATTGAACCCCAGCACCTTCCACACGATCGGCAATGCCGTCACAGCCTGCGGCGCTGACCACTACGCGATCAGCCACGATGGAACGGGAATCAATTGTCAGGCAGAGACGGTCACGATCACAGCCCACGATACTTCCCACTCTGCGTTCACCGATACCTCGACGATCACACTTTCCACAAGCACCAGCCACGGCGACTGGACGAAGATCACCGGCGCCGGAACCCTGGTGAATTCGGGAAGTGGAGCGGGAACCTACACTTTCGATTCATCCGATGCGGGTGTCGTCGTCCTGGGACTGCGAGACACCTATGCCGAAACCACCAATATC
This DNA window, taken from bacterium, encodes the following:
- a CDS encoding type II/IV secretion system protein, encoding MRKKIRIGELLVANGIITQENLDDALAQHKKLGKRLGRTLVDLGFVEEQKFLTFLASQLSIQYVNLKEFKVDRELVLKLPETHARRLRAIVLEDHSKNYLVGMADPTDLFAFDELQGLLRRSVEVAVVREADLVRSIDLSYGRTEEIEQLAGELHEELADRDFDAEQLEIADDPTDAPVARLLQTVFEEAVRLGASDVHIEPDENVLRIRHRVDGVLQEQIVNEKRIANALVLRLKLMSNLDISEKRLPQDGRFNIRVRGSSIDVRLSTMPVQYGESVVMRLLDQSNEMESLEQLGVPKHILSRLMNLIHRPHGLILVTGPTGSGKTTTLYACLRELNRPQRKMITVEDPIEYRLPRIQQVQVHARIGLSFASVLRSALRQDPDVLMVGEMRDQETVEIGLRAAITGHLVFSTLHTNDAITTANRLVDMGAASYLVASALRAVIAQRLVRRICVKCRERYQPGDQERIWLASIAGPAAAKLELYHGKGCNRCGETGFRGRIGVYEMLEIDTACADALRRGDQAAFAAAARRSKGYRPLTLCALGYASQGITSLSEVFRVAETLEDGVLASPATSKALATQAAPTPATTAGTPATSNG
- a CDS encoding type II secretion system F family protein is translated as MTVFAYRARGQNGQMIRAEMDATSEAAVASRLLEVGATPLNITAILESTDPLEKFVKRWRPAKVKTEDLIVFSRQMFRLVKSGIPIANAIVGLAETTKQPALATALRDVSDGLRSGRELSSALAMHRNIFPDIVINVVRVGEETGHLEAAFDRVSSYLELEVQTRRRIKSATRYPMMVLAAIVMAMLVINAFVVPAFAQVFEGFGAELPWATRTLIASSDFLIAYWYLLLGLAMASVIGVRMWLDTPDGRLTWDRWKLSIPAVGNILERATIARYARAFEMTFSAGVPVIQTMQTVALAVENSYVTKKVREMSGNIERGETFSKAAASCGLFDPIALQMLSVGEESGELAEMHREIAETYEAEVDYDLRRLSDLIEPMLIVAIGGIVLVLALGVYLPMWDFSSAIKGGG
- a CDS encoding prepilin-type N-terminal cleavage/methylation domain-containing protein, producing the protein MSNQKQQGFTIIELVVVIALLGLLAAVALPKFADMTTEARTAAFEGVKGGFASSVQIVHAKWLAQGGGSTVAVSGATIEVNSTTGWPTIDTTNATQDTGSELYGVLMSGPLPSTWGATQVATSGTDVGTATFTLTASGSAFTYNAATGISN
- a CDS encoding prepilin-type cleavage/methylation domain-containing protein, which produces MTLRRSLIASGAKLARCDGTTLVELIVAVLLLGLFAAVAGPRFFGALAGDMGDGLFTQEVVTAVRYGQKLAVTSGCRVQLDFTSSSYAVTQESGCSGGSFSLAVRNPGTGSSPYSGTAGTGITLASTVDPLLFDALGRATTSAGVVSDATLTIGSKTINVSGETGLAWTP
- a CDS encoding type II secretion system protein, giving the protein MPGLLSRGHRACLNREAGVTLIELVLAVSIIGIALSGTLAVMQRTVMGSADPMLSEQALAIGEAYLEEVLAKPFYDPDLGSGGGVCPTAEASRTLYDNICDFSGLDDSGARNQAGTLITGLGTYRVRIAVDTSSNLGALTGSSTVIRVDVRVTFTNQVDQTLSGYRTQF
- a CDS encoding prepilin-type N-terminal cleavage/methylation domain-containing protein is translated as MHVIRASRARDESGFTLIELVLVMVISAILSGLLGSFVSRPMEGYRDLTLRAALVDEAEVAIRRVARDVRAAVPNSLRVSTDGLKLELLHAVDGARYRAGPGTNPSTSVVHTAASDLLSLTGDTQFNVTGRLNNLSYTYGSALASGHRLAIYSAGSWVWSDAATSANPGVITPSATTITVQDDSDEDQFLLDSSFTFRFGSPRQRVFVVDTPLSLICNTTAETLTRYTSYAIASTQPENPALAPLSTASSAPLSRDISACSFLYDPGTPSRAGLLTISLTLTRSGEQVRLLHQVHVNNAP
- a CDS encoding pilus assembly protein MshP codes for the protein MTREGRQDGFGLVQAIFILVVMASVGALMVTISGAQRNTGSMGILGARAYQAGASGVQWGIYQALTGGSCPATTTLSLTEGGLAGFSVGVSCASTQHQESGTTLTVYELVATASYGSLGDQDYARRVLRGSVTNAP
- a CDS encoding DUF2341 domain-containing protein is translated as MLRSLIALIVVLAALLAPAVVQAACGLIPADYPIFGGNEVDINSNPDMNGTQISSGSTYGDQVVAIDATRSTQALAFPNLEPATFPTNSSSLDQNENDSPFTSSTDVYYDKITINNNNSATFSGGGPFHINELEIHRNATANLEAGIYYIGILDMHRSNATLNVVSDTVIIHIGNTVDAHAQRASINSGGSVTGLQIFMHSGTSGMHGENSDFTGIIYGFTNAKYEIKQDSTFHGVLLVEDEAEVDGNVDWTYTTADKALVAAVSTCQAGPADHFDIAHDGTAEDCVPESITIRAEDSGGNTVAGYTGAVTLNTSTANGDWQKGSGGALGTLTAGASDSGNATYTFVAGDNGVVVLDLANTNQETLSINLNASGVTESGGLDPSLTVGACATILMSCSTWDDSSWTYRKPIIIDASKVPSDQTGFPVLVSTVDSHLAANAQSDGDDIYFTDSDGTTKLDHEIEYWSSSTGELVAWVEVPTLTSSSNDVLYMYYGNGTAVDQSNAAGVWDSNYSGVWHLSESGTGNRADSTSNNNHATTSGYEGDEATSSGMIAGADHFDGTDDYLETTNNIGITGGSARTITYWAYLDNTIDRQPMVIWGVDGNNNRFGTDGRGSNWYLWGWSSSADWDTGVTVSTGSWVHHAVRNDGTLSRWFVNGTELGTGSTHTYNTTDSHARFGYQLDISNSSYYDGLIDEVRISDISRSPDWFTTEYNNQLNPSTFHTIGNAVTACGADHYAISHDGTGINCQAETVTITAHDTSHSAFTDTSTITLSTSTSHGDWTKITGAGTLVNSGSGAGTYTFDSSDAGVVVLGLRDTYAETTNINITNGTNSESASEDSNLVYAAAGFNFLADSTKSAIGTQIGGKASNIAPGSQTLELQAVRTSDDTGQCESFLTGSNTIQLAFECENPTTCTTNDVTINGTAIQDNGNGASLTYTDVSLDFGTTSDTTATLVFSYPDVGQLQLHSKLTLSPSGENLLGSSNSFVSRPFGLRIAATGNTGTTTAAGTIYRSAGSDFPVSVGAVLWQSADDSNSDGIPDGHNDTTATNNATLSDNTAALNFGQETTAEGVAVSATLLAPSSGNNPGLGGGTTISSFTSGVGSNSNIYWDEVGLIEITGTPADGNYLGIGTTETAKIVGASGYVGRFTPYDFAMSYNTPQFATTCNAGGFSYLGASFGYTTDPVLTVTAQSLHSTTTQNYTGSWFKLTGGALTGLSYAAGSGTLLGGNPNTPTIADAGSGVGTLTFDNGPSLSFQRGSPITPFNAEISLSLNVIDSDSVAFSSNPARFSNTTTGMAFDAGKEMRFGILILENSHESELVAQQVPFQSQYFNGSYFLSNTSDSCTTVSTANLSQTPSPGTLSSTPSIANSPLLSGNAGLQMSAPGVGVTGYTDLVFDLSVTGADMSWLAIDSDGDGTYAENPGSRVTFGVYRGSDSIIYVREIY